The Pseudomonadales bacterium genomic interval GTACGCCCAGGACCCCCGTTTTGCCTTTGGTACGTGGAAGATCGAGATTCTGGGCGGCTTTGCCAGTGCCATTTTCTTGCTGGGGGTGGCGGCAATGATGCTGGTCGGCTCGGTGGAGCGAATCGTCTCGCCACAACCCATCCAGTACCAGGAAGCCATCGTGATTGCGGTCCTCGGGTTGGTGGTGAATATCGTCTGCGCACGGATTCTCGGCAAGGCACACCACCCCGATCACGGGCATTCCCATGGACAGGACGGTCATGGAAGCCACGGCCACAGCCACGATCATCACCATGATCTCAACCTGGAATCGGCCTACCTGCACGTGATCGCCGATGCAGCCACTTCGGTGCTGGCCATCGCGGCACTGCTCGGTGGCTGGATTTTCGGTTGGTCATGGCTCGACCCTCTCATGGGCATCGTCGGCGCCGTGCTGGTCGCGGTCTGGGCGAAGGGACTGATCGCCGACACGGGCAAGGTGCTGCTCGACCGGGAAATGGATCACCCGGTGGTCAACGACATTCGGGAAGTGGTGGAAACGGGGCCAGAGGCGGGAGACACCCGGATCACCGACTTGCACGTCTGGCGCGTGGGGAAGAAGGCCTACTCGTGCGCGTTGACGGTAGTGACTCACGACCGTGCGCTGACTCCAGACGTCGTGCGCGAACGCCTTTCGGTACACGAGGAGATCGTGCATTCGACCATCGAGATTCACCACTGCACCGAGGTGTCGGCCACGGCGGTGGCGGTAATGACGTGAAGGCGTCGGCGATGCGGAACTGCACGGTCAGAGCCCTTGCGTCAGTTCGACCAGATCTTGCGGCAACACATCCATACCGAGGAGCGTTTGCCGGTCGGACGCCGTCATTCGCGGTGCGATTGCGGCAAACTCGATCCGCCAGTCTGCATAACGAGGGTGTGCGGCAAGGAAGCTTTCCGCACTGCTGCGCAGCCCGGAGATCGACCCGACCAGCCTCGGCTGCTATCCATGGCGGTTCCTCAGCGGAACTTAAGGTAAAACATTTTACGTTATCTGCTGGAATCTCATACCTATTTGAATATATTGATATTTCTTGTGATTGTTACACCCTGAACACCTTCATCACTTCGTCGCCCAGGTGGTTGATGACCTTCACCGCGATGCGCCCCGACGCGGGCTTGTCGAACGGGCGCGAGGTGTCCGAGTTCAACGAGGCCCACGCCTCGGCGTCGATCTCGGCCTTCAAGGTGGTTTTCAGCGCCTTGTAGGGGTCGTTCGCGCCGAGGAAGCAGGCGTGGCGGCGATGGAAGCGTCCATTTCCTTTTGGCGGGCGATGCGCTGCTGCCACCAGTCGGTGTGCGCCTGCTTCGCCGCGTCTGGCCACTTGGCGTCCGCCTCGCGCGGGATCTCCCATTCCTGCCATTCGAGAGTGGATGTGGGTCGGGCTTCAGCCCGACTGTCACTGTGGAGTGTCGGGTTAAAACCCGACCTACCCAGCGCGGCGTTCAGTTGTTTGCGCAGGGTTTCCAGCGTGGGCTGGAACTTGTCCCAGATGACGTCGATCTCGGCGTTGCGGGTCCAGATCACGATTGCGCCGCTCCATCGCCACGCGCACGGGTGCCTGCTCGGCCTTGGCCAGCACGGCCTGGTATTCCGCCGTGGGGATGTTCTTGCGGGTGGCTTCGTCGTGCTTGAGGGCTTCGACGCCGAGTGGAGTTTTGGTTTTCCTGGTGGCCATTTTCAGTTTCGTCTCGAAGTTGCAATTCAGGGCTGCGAAATTTCAGGTTCGCCGGCCAGAATGCGAAACAGCGGGATGTTTATGTAGTAGTTGGAGCGGCCGACCTTGCGCTTGCTCAGGAAGCCATCGGCGGTCAACACATCGAGATAACGGGTGGCGGTGAGGCGGCTGACCTTCAAGTCGCGTTGCAGGAACTCGATCTTGGTGTAGGGGTGGGAAAACAGGTTGTTGATCAGGTCCTGGCTGTAGAACTTGTGCCCGGCGCGGATGCGGTGCTTGTAGTCCATCATCGCGGCCTTGATGGCCTGGATGGTAAGGATGCCGTCGGCAGCCGTGCGCTCCACCGCGCCCAGCAGGTAGAGCACCCAGTCTTCCCAGCGATCCTGTTCGCGCACCGATTGCAGCAGGCGGTAGTAGTCGACCTTGCTGCCCACGATGGCGCGGCTGAGATACAGCACCGGAATGTCCAGCAAACCCTGCTTGACCAGATACAGCACGTTGACGATGCGCCCGGTGCGGCCGTTGCCGTCGTAGAACGGGTGGATGCTCTCGAACTGGTGGTGGATCAGCGCCATCTTGATGAGCGGGTCGGCATCGAGCAGGGCGTCGTCGTTGATGAAACGCTCCAGGTCGGACATCAGGCCAGCCAAGGCTTCGGGCGATGGCGGGGTGTAGACCACATGCCCGGCGCTGCTCTTCAGCACCGTGCCGGGCAGCTTGCGGTAGCCGGCGCGGTTCCTTTCCAGCGCCGCCTGGATCTGGCCGATGTGGTTGCCGGTGAGCAGGCCGGTGCTACGAACCTGTTCGAAGCCCACGCGCAGGGCGTGGTTGTAGCGGGCCACTTCCTTGGCAGCGGGTGTCGTGGTTCGATCCAGCGCGACTTCGCGGAACAGCTCATCGTGGGTAGTGATGATGTTCTCGATCTCGGAGCTGTCCTTGGCTTCCCGCAAGGCCAGGGTGTTGAGCAGGATGCCCTGATTGGGCATGGAGGCCGCCACGCCCTTGAACTCGGCCAGCCGCCTGTGGGCGGACACCAGCCGCTTGAGAATGGCCGGCGTCTCGAAGCGGGCCGAGCCCAGGGTTTCGAGCGCTGGCAGGGCGGACATGTTCATGAAAGAGTGGTTTCGTTAACTAGTCAGGCCATACTTGCATACATTTTGCCTGTTTTCTATGCATGTTTTGGTGACCTGCATAGAAAGCCGCATATTCAGAACCGCACTCCGACCAGCATCTTCTCGAACTCCGCTGCCACCTTCCTGGCAAAGTCGTCCTGCATCTCGTACACGTCGGTGAACTCGGCGAAGGCCCAGCGCCCGTATTTGCCGGCCGCGTTCACGCCGGGTACCCAGTAGGTGTCCATGGTCATCTTCTTCACCACCGCATCCTCGCGCCGGTAGCCCTTCACTTCGACGATCAGGTGCAGGGGATCGTCCGCGCCGTGGCCGTCGTCGAGCTGGACGATGAAGTCGGGGATGTATTTGCGCATCCTCGTAGCCCTCGATGTCGACCTGCCGGTAGAGCACCCGGCCGCAGAGCTTCAGGAATTTGGGCCCCATCCCCTCGCTGCGCCAGCGTTCCAGGGTGGCCTCGCTGATGCACCAGCGTGCGGCCAGTTGTTTTTGATTGAGGTGAACGACGTCCATCTTGGTCTCCTTCCGAATGAGTTGGCAGGAGTCCATGAAGGCGCTGTTCCGCCCAGGAGCCAAGTGATACGTAGGCGTCGACTATTCGCCGTAGAAGTTGCGGAGATTGAAGAGCAGATTCGCCGCACTCAGAATGCCGTGTGCCGCTATCACTGGACTGCTGCCGCCCTTGCCAGTGATTCCTGCATCCGCTGCGATTCTTTCTGCGCCTCAGCCAGGAGCTGCTCCCAATCATCGGGCGGATGGCTGCTTTCCAGCATCTTGCGGAACACCCGGTAGGCGTCGTCGCTACTTTCGCAGGCGCGTTTCGTATCTTCGTCATTCACCCATGCGTAGACGATCACCTTGCTTGGTGCGTGGTAGCGGAAAAATAGTCGGTACTGCTGGAAGAACTTGGCCCGAAACCAGTGCTTGTGATTGTCACCGAGCGTCCCACCCTGGCGGTATTCCGGTCGCGTCGGATCTTGCGGGATGACATCGAACGCCAGTTTGGTGATCGCGGCTAGCCGTTTGCTGGCGTTCTTTTTTACGTACCCGACCGGGTCCTTCTGCTTCAGGGTCTCTACCTGCCGCGCCAGCGCTTCGATCTGCGCCAGGAACAGTGGATGGGCGAAGACCGTCCAGCCATGAATGACCAACGGCTCAGGCTTCCCTGCGCTCATTCATCGTCTTCCGGCAGGGCGGCATCGAGATCGACATCGACGCCGCCGACCAGCGCCTGGATGCGTTGGACGAGGCCGGCATCCACAGCTTGCAGCCGCTCGGGATGGCGAGTGATGTCGGCGGCCAGGAAGCCGAGGAACTGACCGAGCACCGGGTCGTCACCGTCCGATGCTTCGACGCGCGTCAGCACCACCTCTCCGCTGGGGCGAATGGTGTAGTGGATCTTGTCGCGCTTGCCCAGCTTGAGGGCACGACGCACGGTTTCCGGCACCGTGGTCTGGTAGCGATCGGTGAGTGTGGATTCGACTTCGAGGGTCGCAGCCATGGCAGTCTCCTGCGGATCTGGGTTGATGCCTGAATAGTAATGCAGTCGCATTGTCTTGCCAATGCAGTTGCATTGCCTTCAAGAACACCCGGCTCGAATAGGTGTAAATGGGTGTGCTTTTGGTCGGGACGACGGACGCGGGTTCGATTCCCAAACCGGAATTGAACTGGCGCCGGAAAGCAGGCGAGGTTGAGTGGCCTTTCCGGGCACCAATCAGCGCGAAAAACCCGCTTGATCGTCCACGGCTGAGGCCGTACCGGCAGACTTTTCGATCCGGTTCGCACAAGTTCGCAGCAGCCCGCAGCGCTTCGATTGCGTACTTTCAGATAGTCGTTTGATGCGGGGTACCATCCCACCAGGGTCAGGGTGTCGCGATCAGCTTCTGCCACGGAGGCGCCCGTGCAGGCGTCGAATCCGGATTGCCAAGTCTTGCAAATTCTCCCGCATTATAGTGATGCCGGCTGCCCGAGATCGCTCTGCAAGGAAATGGCGCGGACGACACCTTCGCACCGGTGGGACGCCGTGAATGCATCCCTGCAGGCTCGAGTGCCGCATCCCTGCGGCACACCAGACCCTTTGACATGGGTATCGACTCGAACAATAATGCGAACGATTCGCGTTAACGTAGTTGTTCCGTCTGCTGCTTTCCTCTTTGGCGAGCCGGTTCCCTCCGCACCCTGACCACGACTGCCCGCGCGCGACAGCGACTCCCCCACCCCCCCTGGATCGACGAGGACCGAATCGATGCGCCACCCGGCCGTGACGAAGATTTTTTCGATGAGCGGCGCCCGCCGCCCGGCGCGACTGGCGCTGGCGATCGCGGCCAGCGTCCTGCCGGCGACGCTACTGGCGCAAACGGTCGAGTTCGAACTCCCGCCGATGCACGTGACCGCCAAGGGCTACGCCGCCGACGAGAACCAGACGCCCATA includes:
- the dmeF gene encoding CDF family Co(II)/Ni(II) efflux transporter DmeF codes for the protein MHTENPSNRIHVHVFDNGNEAAERSTRVVMWITAITMVVEIAAGWWFNSMALLADGWHMSSHAVAIGLSAFAYATARRYAQDPRFAFGTWKIEILGGFASAIFLLGVAAMMLVGSVERIVSPQPIQYQEAIVIAVLGLVVNIVCARILGKAHHPDHGHSHGQDGHGSHGHSHDHHHDLNLESAYLHVIADAATSVLAIAALLGGWIFGWSWLDPLMGIVGAVLVAVWAKGLIADTGKVLLDREMDHPVVNDIREVVETGPEAGDTRITDLHVWRVGKKAYSCALTVVTHDRALTPDVVRERLSVHEEIVHSTIEIHHCTEVSATAVAVMT
- a CDS encoding Fic family protein, whose translation is MNMSALPALETLGSARFETPAILKRLVSAHRRLAEFKGVAASMPNQGILLNTLALREAKDSSEIENIITTHDELFREVALDRTTTPAAKEVARYNHALRVGFEQVRSTGLLTGNHIGQIQAALERNRAGYRKLPGTVLKSSAGHVVYTPPSPEALAGLMSDLERFINDDALLDADPLIKMALIHHQFESIHPFYDGNGRTGRIVNVLYLVKQGLLDIPVLYLSRAIVGSKVDYYRLLQSVREQDRWEDWVLYLLGAVERTAADGILTIQAIKAAMMDYKHRIRAGHKFYSQDLINNLFSHPYTKIEFLQRDLKVSRLTATRYLDVLTADGFLSKRKVGRSNYYINIPLFRILAGEPEISQP
- a CDS encoding type II toxin-antitoxin system YhaV family toxin; the encoded protein is MSAGKPEPLVIHGWTVFAHPLFLAQIEALARQVETLKQKDPVGYVKKNASKRLAAITKLAFDVIPQDPTRPEYRQGGTLGDNHKHWFRAKFFQQYRLFFRYHAPSKVIVYAWVNDEDTKRACESSDDAYRVFRKMLESSHPPDDWEQLLAEAQKESQRMQESLARAAAVQ
- a CDS encoding type II toxin-antitoxin system PrlF family antitoxin codes for the protein MAATLEVESTLTDRYQTTVPETVRRALKLGKRDKIHYTIRPSGEVVLTRVEASDGDDPVLGQFLGFLAADITRHPERLQAVDAGLVQRIQALVGGVDVDLDAALPEDDE